A DNA window from Ranitomeya imitator isolate aRanImi1 chromosome 2, aRanImi1.pri, whole genome shotgun sequence contains the following coding sequences:
- the MORN4 gene encoding MORN repeat-containing protein 4 — protein MTLIKGSFTYSTGEEYHGEWREGRRHGLGQLLFADGAMYVGQFENGLFSGCGVLTFPDGSRYEGEFIQGKFQGAGVFTRYDNMKYEGEFKGGRVEGYGLLTFSDGSHGAPRNEGLFENNKLVKREKCQAVIQRAMSASKTSCCLAANQV, from the exons ATGACACTGATTAAAGGCTCCTTTACATATTCCACCGGGGAGGAATATCACGGAGAATGGAGAGAAG GTCGGAGGCACGGCCTGGGCCAGTTGTTATTTGCAGATGGAGCCATGTATGTAGGGCAGTTTGAGAATGGACTTTTCAGTGGCTGTGGGGTTCTGACCTTTCCAGACGGCTCAAG GTACGAAGGGGAGTTCATTCAAGGAAAATTTCAAGGAGCCGGGGTATTCACCCGATACGACAACATGAAATATGAGGGTGAATTTAAAGGGGGCCGCGTGGAAGGCTATG GTCTTTTAACATTTTCCGACGGTTCCCACGGAGCGCCTCGAAACGAAGGGCTCTTCGAGAACAATAAACTGGTGAAGCGAGAGAAATGTCAAGCGGTAATCCAGAGGGCTATGAGTGCCTCCAAAACGTCCTGCTGCCTGGCTGCCAACCAAGTGTAA